In the genome of Mesorhizobium sp. NBSH29, the window TCAGGCTTCAGCGCCAGCGAAGCGCGCGACACGCTGGGTCTGGCGACCGATACTGTCGATGTGGAGGGCGCGCTGTCCTCCGTCCGCATCCGGGAAGAAGACATCAGCGCCGGCCGCTATGACGGCGCTACCGTGGAAACGCTACTGGTCAACTGGAAGGATGTTTCCCAGTTTGCCCGACTGCGCAAGGCCACCATCGGCCGCATCACCCGCAGCGACGGGCGCTTCGTGGCCGAACTGGAAAGCCTGTCGCACAAGCTCGATCATGTTCAGGGCCAATACGTGCGCCGCGACTGCGATGCGGAACTGGGTGATGCCCGCTGTAAAATCTGGACCGGCGCACCGGGGCTTTCCGGGACGGGCGCAGTGGTGGCATACAGAGGCGGCGGTGCCGTTGCCGTCTCCGGGCTTGGCACTTTTGCGCCCGGCTGGTTCGCCCACGGCGTGCTGACCTGGACCAGCGGCGCCAATACGGGCCGCTCTGTGCGCATCCTCGGTCATTCCGGCGGCGGCGAAATCACGCTGAGCCTTTGGCAGGACGGCTCCGATCCCGTGGCCGGCAACCAGTTCTCGCTGGTCGCTGGTTGTGACAAGAGCTTTGCCACCTGCAAGGCAAAGTTCGGCAACCCACATAATTTTCAGGGCTTTCCTCACCTGCCGGGCAATGATGCCGGCTATGCCTATGTCACCGAAGGCGGCCAGTTCGATGGCGGTCCGCTGGTTCCATGAAAGACATTCGAGCAAAAATTCTGGCCGAGGCTGAGCGCTGGCTCGGCACGCCCTACCGCAATCAGGGCTACCGGCGCGGCGTCGGCTGCGATTGCCTCGGCCTGATCCGGGGCATCTGGACGTCTGTCTACGGCACCGAGCCTGACCGTCCGCCGCCCTATTCGGGCGATTGGGCCGAAGCCGGCGGCAAGGATGTCCTGCTTGCAGCCGCGCGCCGCCATTGTGCCGAAGTGCCGGTGGCAGAGGCCCGACCCGGTGACCTGATACTGTTTCGCTGGCGCCCACATCTGCCAGCCAAGCATGCCGGTATTCTGGCACCCGACCAATGCTTCATTCACGCCTATGAAGGCCACGCCGTGCTGGCCTCTGCACTAGTACCGCAATGGCGCCGGCGCATCACAGCAGCCTTTGCATTTCCCGACATCTCTCTAAAGCCCGAGTAAGGACACCAGACAATGGCAACCATCGTCCTGCAGGTAGCGGGTGCATTTCTGGGCAGCTTTCTGGGCCCCGTCGGCACTGCGATCGGCAGCGCCGCCGGCGCGATGGCCG includes:
- a CDS encoding DUF2163 domain-containing protein, translated to MTTYPAALAAHLRGNATTLCHCWKLIRKDGAVTGFTDHDRPLALDGVTFEPESGFSASEARDTLGLATDTVDVEGALSSVRIREEDISAGRYDGATVETLLVNWKDVSQFARLRKATIGRITRSDGRFVAELESLSHKLDHVQGQYVRRDCDAELGDARCKIWTGAPGLSGTGAVVAYRGGGAVAVSGLGTFAPGWFAHGVLTWTSGANTGRSVRILGHSGGGEITLSLWQDGSDPVAGNQFSLVAGCDKSFATCKAKFGNPHNFQGFPHLPGNDAGYAYVTEGGQFDGGPLVP
- a CDS encoding NlpC/P60 family protein, with the protein product MKDIRAKILAEAERWLGTPYRNQGYRRGVGCDCLGLIRGIWTSVYGTEPDRPPPYSGDWAEAGGKDVLLAAARRHCAEVPVAEARPGDLILFRWRPHLPAKHAGILAPDQCFIHAYEGHAVLASALVPQWRRRITAAFAFPDISLKPE